A stretch of the Leptospiraceae bacterium genome encodes the following:
- a CDS encoding ABC transporter permease, producing MFKTAIRYVLGYKHRTLLTFFLILIGSFLISFLRFFSYGSHELMIWNVVGLHSGYVQIAANGWLESLTLQRALDTDEKLIDRISSIKGVQVVSPRIFSYALINFKENSKYVSVLGANPEKERFVTTVHEKIRKGEYYKNTESEHEANIGHKLARNLGMQVGDSAYLIGSQFDGSMSGIKIKLVGIFQASDTELDTSRVFINLKSAKKLFAPDNSEENITRYTSLALGIRNHREAELIFQNLKKQYPLPALEKGELREESENFEPVALNWEDLNPGILQFVLLDQIQGEMSIAFLILILAFGVLNTVQMSIQERIREFGSLLAIGTKPFDIQKMIVYEVLLILSPAIFLGNLIAIFYANYLDKHPIVLTGNTADAYADLGFLPVLKAIADPKEMWIGVLSLLIPSLIFTVLATRRLYRLNPVEIINS from the coding sequence ATGTTCAAAACAGCCATCCGCTATGTTCTCGGTTATAAACACCGAACTCTTTTGACTTTCTTTTTAATTCTAATTGGTAGTTTCTTAATTTCTTTTCTGCGTTTTTTTTCTTATGGGAGTCATGAACTTATGATATGGAATGTGGTTGGTCTACATTCCGGTTATGTACAGATAGCTGCAAACGGCTGGTTGGAAAGTTTGACTCTACAAAGGGCCCTGGATACAGACGAAAAACTTATAGATAGAATTTCAAGTATAAAAGGAGTGCAGGTAGTATCTCCTCGAATTTTTAGCTATGCCTTAATTAACTTTAAAGAGAATTCCAAATACGTTTCGGTATTAGGAGCCAATCCGGAAAAGGAAAGATTCGTTACCACCGTGCATGAAAAAATAAGAAAAGGAGAATATTATAAGAATACAGAAAGTGAACATGAGGCAAATATTGGCCATAAACTTGCCCGTAACCTCGGTATGCAGGTAGGAGATTCCGCCTATCTTATCGGTTCTCAATTTGATGGTTCCATGTCCGGTATCAAGATAAAGCTGGTAGGAATTTTCCAGGCCAGCGATACAGAGTTGGATACTTCGAGAGTTTTTATAAATCTTAAAAGTGCGAAAAAACTCTTTGCTCCGGATAACTCGGAGGAAAATATTACTCGATACACTTCTCTTGCTCTCGGAATTAGAAATCACCGTGAGGCTGAGCTAATATTCCAAAACCTTAAAAAACAATATCCCCTGCCTGCTTTAGAAAAGGGAGAACTACGGGAAGAATCGGAAAATTTTGAACCGGTGGCTTTAAACTGGGAAGATTTGAATCCGGGGATTTTACAATTTGTTTTGTTAGACCAAATTCAGGGTGAGATGAGTATTGCTTTCTTGATTCTGATTTTAGCTTTTGGTGTATTGAATACAGTACAGATGTCTATACAGGAAAGAATACGGGAGTTTGGCAGTTTATTAGCCATAGGAACAAAGCCTTTTGATATTCAAAAGATGATAGTATATGAGGTATTACTTATATTAAGTCCGGCTATTTTTTTAGGAAATCTCATAGCCATCTTTTATGCAAACTATCTGGATAAGCACCCAATAGTCCTTACAGGAAATACAGCAGATGCCTATGCAGATCTCGGTTTCTTACCCGTACTGAAAGCTATAGCAGATCCAAAAGAGATGTGGATTGGAGTCCTGAGCCTTTTAATCCCTTCCCTTATATTTACAGTATTGGCTACCCGCAGGCTCTACCGTTTAAATCCTGTAGAGATAATCAATTCCTGA
- a CDS encoding ABC transporter ATP-binding protein: protein MDIIKIENVKKQFKQGENVVEALRGVSFSIQEAEFAALVGPSGSGKTTLLNIIGGLDSLTEGKVEVDSEDLSTMKNKQLSEFRLNKVGFVFQAYNLIPVLTVLENVEYVLMLQGKKPKERKEISQKLLHEMGLSELENRFPRQISGGQQQRVAVCRALVSDPAVVLADEPTANLDGKNAELLLDIMQEMCEKKKRTFLFSTHDERVMKRAKRLIILEDGKVLN from the coding sequence ATGGATATTATAAAGATAGAGAATGTAAAGAAGCAGTTCAAGCAGGGTGAAAATGTAGTAGAAGCTTTACGGGGTGTTAGTTTTAGCATACAGGAAGCCGAATTTGCCGCACTCGTGGGTCCATCCGGATCAGGAAAAACAACTTTGTTAAATATTATCGGGGGACTTGATTCCCTGACAGAAGGAAAAGTTGAGGTAGATTCAGAAGATCTTAGCACAATGAAAAATAAGCAGTTGAGCGAATTTCGTCTGAATAAAGTAGGATTTGTTTTTCAGGCTTATAACCTGATACCGGTTTTGACCGTTCTGGAGAATGTTGAATACGTTCTTATGCTTCAAGGGAAAAAGCCAAAAGAAAGGAAGGAAATTTCGCAAAAACTTCTTCATGAAATGGGACTCTCTGAACTTGAAAACAGATTTCCTCGCCAGATTTCCGGTGGACAGCAACAACGTGTAGCTGTATGTCGTGCTCTGGTCTCCGATCCGGCTGTTGTTCTGGCAGACGAACCAACTGCAAATCTCGATGGGAAAAATGCGGAATTACTTCTGGATATTATGCAAGAAATGTGCGAAAAGAAGAAGAGAACTTTCCTGTTCAGTACACACGATGAAAGGGTAATGAAAAGAGCAAAGCGATTAATAATATTAGAAGATGGTAAAGTACTTAATTAA
- a CDS encoding DEAD/DEAH box helicase: protein MAGLSLFTDFLKNKFRGSIKHFYTTEPEEGSFADFPQELDPRLISILQAKGIHSLYSHQLEAFLAIREGSDCLMVSRTASGKTLSFLLPVLNEYLKEKKGFSVLMLYPTKALSRDQEGTLGSLIGSVFREQKIGTYDGDTPRGEREKIRKSADFMISNPDMLHSGILPNHNRQWKSFLSRLRFIIVDEVHIYRGVFGSHVANVFRRLLRICELHGSRPIFICSSATVANPSSHAFSLFGRSFKLIDVDGSPRPKRELYFLNPPLYTANSGVTYRKGTHSISVPLIREAVREGLRLICFCRGRQEVERLYRAVLDVNPRLAEKVKPYRGGLLPNERRNLEKDLFEGKLNAIISTNALELGINIGDLDVCLLNGHPGSVASFWQQAGRVGRSGKRSVIVYIAREMPVDQYIVNHPAFILKAPVEEAWLNPENPYIFLQHLPCAAYEKPLEDQEPVFKDPDIYRMALDTLLNNSTLSPYHGVYRYSLYDYPSKGVNLRGMTDYNIQIIHNDVVIGELDPIGARGTLYKDAIYQHLGKKFMSLELDLEKKFCRVERVDFDYYTEAVWEGMVQIKEVYEEKKAYSSTLQFGEIQVNKQPKLYKKIKEKTRENIGYGPISLSPFMYDTTGFSLHPGKEWSEAMEKVDKRYEAAAIYGLSYILKRVAPSLCMGDIQDIQTDVSLSEEGKSSWKSALYLYDSHEGGVGYAEKIYEKSYAAFLFCEELINACECEYGCPSCVTPQPPGVESHTELEELLLESDASRACTKSLLSFLTKGEIIIPIIKENKRTQSSAFMNQIQDIEREKMQKRMERASGILQRKREKKH from the coding sequence ATGGCAGGACTCTCTCTATTTACAGACTTCTTAAAGAATAAGTTCAGGGGAAGTATCAAGCATTTTTATACCACCGAACCGGAAGAGGGGAGTTTTGCAGATTTTCCGCAGGAGCTTGATCCTCGCCTGATTTCTATTTTGCAGGCAAAGGGGATTCATTCTTTGTATTCCCATCAATTAGAGGCTTTTCTTGCAATCAGGGAAGGAAGTGATTGTCTTATGGTTTCTCGAACTGCCAGTGGAAAAACCCTTTCCTTTTTATTGCCTGTTTTAAACGAATACTTGAAGGAAAAAAAAGGTTTTTCTGTTTTAATGCTATATCCTACCAAGGCACTTTCTCGTGATCAGGAAGGAACCCTCGGAAGTCTTATAGGGTCGGTTTTTAGAGAACAAAAAATCGGGACTTATGATGGAGATACACCGAGGGGTGAGCGAGAAAAAATTAGAAAGTCAGCGGATTTTATGATTTCGAATCCTGATATGCTTCATTCCGGTATATTGCCAAATCATAATAGACAGTGGAAATCTTTTCTTTCGAGGCTTAGGTTTATTATTGTGGATGAAGTGCATATATACCGGGGCGTATTTGGTTCCCATGTCGCGAATGTGTTTCGAAGACTTTTGCGTATCTGTGAGCTGCATGGTTCCAGGCCTATCTTTATTTGTTCTTCTGCAACCGTGGCCAATCCATCTTCCCATGCGTTTTCTTTGTTCGGTAGAAGTTTTAAATTAATCGATGTGGACGGCTCTCCGAGACCTAAAAGAGAACTGTATTTTCTAAACCCACCTCTTTATACAGCAAATTCAGGTGTAACGTATAGAAAAGGAACACATTCTATCTCTGTTCCCCTGATCCGCGAAGCGGTTCGAGAGGGGCTTCGACTGATATGCTTTTGCCGGGGAAGGCAGGAAGTGGAAAGGTTGTATAGAGCCGTACTTGATGTAAATCCGAGATTGGCCGAAAAGGTTAAACCTTATCGCGGAGGTTTATTACCGAATGAAAGACGAAACTTGGAAAAAGATTTGTTTGAAGGGAAGTTAAACGCGATTATCAGTACGAATGCTCTGGAGTTAGGTATAAATATAGGCGATCTCGATGTATGTTTATTGAACGGACATCCCGGTTCTGTAGCGAGTTTCTGGCAGCAGGCCGGTAGAGTGGGAAGGAGCGGTAAACGTTCAGTAATTGTTTATATAGCAAGGGAAATGCCGGTAGACCAGTATATTGTAAATCATCCTGCATTTATTCTGAAAGCACCAGTAGAAGAAGCCTGGTTGAACCCTGAAAATCCATACATATTTCTTCAACATCTTCCCTGTGCTGCATACGAAAAACCTTTAGAAGACCAAGAACCTGTATTTAAAGATCCGGATATATACCGAATGGCTCTGGATACACTTTTAAATAATTCAACTCTTTCTCCGTATCATGGTGTCTATCGTTATTCTTTGTATGATTATCCTTCAAAGGGTGTAAATCTTAGAGGAATGACGGATTATAACATTCAAATTATACATAATGATGTGGTTATTGGAGAGTTGGATCCGATAGGCGCAAGGGGGACACTTTATAAAGATGCCATATACCAGCACCTCGGTAAAAAGTTTATGTCCCTGGAATTAGATCTGGAAAAGAAGTTTTGTCGGGTAGAAAGGGTAGACTTTGACTATTACACAGAAGCTGTTTGGGAAGGTATGGTGCAGATAAAGGAAGTTTACGAAGAGAAAAAAGCTTATTCTTCTACTTTACAATTTGGAGAGATTCAGGTAAATAAACAGCCCAAGCTATATAAGAAGATCAAAGAAAAAACCCGTGAGAATATAGGATACGGCCCGATAAGTCTTAGTCCGTTTATGTATGATACAACGGGTTTTAGTCTTCATCCCGGTAAAGAATGGTCAGAAGCGATGGAAAAGGTTGATAAACGTTACGAAGCGGCTGCGATTTACGGACTTAGTTATATTTTAAAAAGAGTAGCACCTTCTCTTTGTATGGGAGATATACAGGATATCCAGACGGATGTTTCTTTGTCTGAGGAAGGAAAGTCTTCCTGGAAAAGTGCCTTATATTTGTATGACTCTCACGAAGGGGGAGTTGGATATGCTGAAAAAATATATGAAAAGTCTTATGCTGCATTTTTATTTTGTGAAGAGCTTATCAATGCTTGTGAGTGTGAATATGGCTGTCCTTCCTGTGTTACACCGCAACCTCCGGGTGTTGAAAGTCATACAGAACTGGAAGAATTACTTTTAGAGTCGGATGCTTCGAGGGCCTGCACGAAAAGTTTATTAAGTTTTCTTACAAAAGGAGAGATTATTATTCCGATAATCAAGGAAAATAAAAGAACCCAGAGTTCTGCTTTCATGAACCAGATTCAGGATATCGAAAGAGAAAAAATGCAGAAGAGAATGGAAAGAGCTTCCGGCATACTGCAAAGGAAGAGAGAAAAAAAGCATTGA
- a CDS encoding chitobiase/beta-hexosaminidase C-terminal domain-containing protein codes for MKMFQVRKILFFILLISLSCHKTENKPFVVLQNPTAIKALIPESPLSFSLEGGTYYGEQELSLRINSDGTENGKIFYKLQKVYSVYKEDAEDFIEYSQAIKLKPSNSIIYVLKAYLNINGHRTETLQKTYSVRNKVLSPVMYPPGGTFLKAQNLRFESPTEGAIIRYSFGSVKPDMENGIIYKGESIFVESNTLVSAVAYFENNPGSISSIKEELYSFVKELPQPVFSLKEGEYKESKLLFISPPVSSASVRYTLDGTEPTREQGILIDPNSQYENNSNEIYLNQNYYIRAIAFTEDEISKVKDFRFILKVPDEPKLSLSEGTYTGKQVILINVVEDDVDVYYTTNSNLPRIQAEYLYREAIEISNSLTLRAMACYKNTQNCSSTVIRNYVIEGTLSQPVLFPPAGDYDVPGEIQFIDIESGSQIYYTLDGTEPKPGESLLYISPIVFDKTLHLRAVAYKPGYSLSSEVSGFYNYRAFRLEDIQKLYANANLEYGQKAGEGLTSEVLRAIELVQTHPSLIQDLNKRQKFVEQNAALAASELCTSIVRYLYLKAYSKIYPERILNLPPGFAEFYIYGVDKGYIITDSGGQTFNWVLKGTELVKGFLNEIYYNSWDKYRYEEGYNTDAALLDYANSSEKQIFFLRDGPDVNTASHTFLAIKHPTDGFKMLDTYHHPWTGKGFYENAASGGIYKVRFGPSGTRWLHIVYSYTKN; via the coding sequence ATGAAAATGTTTCAAGTTCGAAAAATACTATTTTTTATTTTGCTTATCTCCTTAAGCTGTCATAAAACTGAAAACAAACCTTTTGTTGTTTTACAAAACCCGACTGCTATAAAGGCTTTGATACCTGAAAGTCCGCTTTCTTTTTCCCTGGAGGGGGGAACTTATTATGGAGAGCAAGAACTTAGCCTCCGAATTAATTCTGATGGTACAGAGAATGGAAAAATTTTCTATAAACTACAAAAAGTATATTCGGTATATAAAGAAGATGCGGAAGATTTTATTGAATATTCACAAGCTATAAAATTAAAGCCATCTAACTCTATAATCTATGTTTTAAAAGCCTACCTAAATATAAATGGGCATAGAACCGAAACTTTACAGAAAACGTATTCGGTTCGCAATAAAGTTCTTAGTCCTGTAATGTACCCTCCGGGCGGAACTTTTCTAAAAGCTCAGAATCTTAGATTTGAGTCTCCAACAGAAGGAGCGATAATTCGCTACAGCTTTGGATCTGTAAAGCCGGATATGGAAAATGGAATCATTTATAAGGGAGAGTCTATATTTGTAGAATCGAATACTCTTGTTTCGGCTGTGGCGTATTTTGAAAATAATCCCGGAAGTATTTCCTCGATAAAAGAAGAATTGTATTCTTTCGTGAAAGAATTACCACAACCTGTATTCAGTCTAAAAGAAGGAGAATATAAGGAGTCTAAACTACTTTTTATTAGCCCGCCTGTAAGCTCTGCTTCTGTACGTTATACTCTAGATGGAACGGAACCCACGAGAGAACAGGGTATTTTAATTGATCCGAATAGTCAGTATGAAAACAACAGCAATGAAATATACTTAAATCAAAACTATTATATACGGGCCATTGCTTTTACTGAAGATGAGATTTCAAAAGTCAAAGATTTCAGATTTATTTTAAAAGTTCCGGATGAGCCTAAACTTAGCTTGTCTGAGGGTACTTATACAGGAAAGCAAGTAATTTTAATAAATGTAGTGGAAGACGATGTCGACGTATATTATACTACAAACTCTAATCTTCCCCGGATTCAAGCGGAGTATCTATATAGGGAGGCTATAGAAATCTCAAATAGTCTTACCCTCAGGGCAATGGCTTGTTATAAGAATACACAAAATTGTTCTTCTACAGTCATTAGAAACTATGTGATAGAAGGTACACTCTCGCAACCTGTGCTTTTTCCCCCGGCCGGCGACTATGATGTACCCGGAGAAATACAGTTCATTGATATAGAAAGCGGATCTCAGATATACTATACTTTGGATGGAACTGAACCTAAACCCGGCGAAAGTCTGCTCTATATTTCCCCCATTGTATTTGATAAAACTCTTCATCTTCGAGCAGTAGCTTACAAGCCCGGCTATAGTCTATCATCTGAAGTTTCAGGTTTTTATAATTATAGAGCTTTTCGTCTTGAGGACATACAGAAATTATATGCTAATGCAAACCTAGAATATGGACAGAAAGCCGGAGAAGGGCTTACATCTGAGGTACTGAGAGCCATTGAACTCGTACAGACACATCCTTCCCTGATTCAGGATTTAAATAAACGACAAAAATTTGTAGAACAAAATGCAGCTCTTGCCGCTTCAGAGCTCTGCACTTCTATTGTAAGATACCTGTATTTAAAAGCCTATTCTAAGATATATCCTGAAAGAATATTAAACCTTCCTCCTGGCTTTGCAGAATTTTATATCTACGGAGTTGATAAGGGCTATATTATCACCGACTCAGGGGGGCAGACTTTTAACTGGGTTTTAAAAGGAACCGAACTGGTGAAGGGCTTTTTAAATGAAATCTATTATAATTCCTGGGACAAGTATAGGTATGAAGAAGGTTATAATACAGACGCTGCATTATTAGATTATGCTAATTCATCTGAAAAGCAGATATTCTTCTTACGCGATGGCCCGGATGTGAACACGGCAAGCCACACCTTTCTTGCTATTAAACATCCTACAGATGGATTTAAAATGCTGGACACTTACCATCATCCCTGGACAGGAAAAGGATTCTATGAAAACGCAGCTTCCGGCGGTATTTATAAAGTACGCTTTGGTCCAAGCGGTACCCGCTGGTTACACATTGTATACTCGTATACGAAAAATTAG
- a CDS encoding FtsX-like permease family protein: MNLKDKLLLLFRLGLRNILRQKKRSYLVMSTAAVGMIGVLFTLASINGYYNSMILVGIQSGLGHIQIRPDGYQKERKLGMYFTRQTELEEEFKRIQTLFFSARFEREGLLKVGARSTGVVLMGIEEKSEINVSYFSKWLIEGNFFETQTEKDRQSGTIPCLIGKVNSLKYDVKLNETLVLSFSDKEGDYKPVLCRIQGVFQSPSEPVDKFTVLLPRKDLSNLYAGRDDYLSYYVGLTESIDKAQAMKGKLLELIGKNSALEVLSYKDLEPSLVWLMDVSVQFGWIANIIIMSGFALVLFESISMSVFERIKEIGILRAIGSSPSLIFWMVLFESSLLSIGGSILGILGGGLVSVYYSYKGLDLSNFAKGFEMMGKFSSTIYPTLSVNDILGSLLLAIVIGIISGVYPAIKAIRVVPVKAIYNR, translated from the coding sequence ATGAATTTGAAGGATAAGCTACTTCTTCTTTTCAGGCTGGGTTTACGAAATATACTCAGGCAGAAAAAGCGTTCCTACCTGGTAATGTCTACGGCGGCTGTGGGAATGATTGGTGTTTTATTTACTCTTGCTTCTATAAACGGCTACTATAATTCAATGATCCTGGTTGGAATTCAGTCGGGACTCGGGCATATCCAAATACGTCCTGATGGTTATCAAAAAGAAAGAAAACTCGGTATGTATTTTACAAGACAAACAGAGCTCGAAGAAGAATTTAAAAGAATCCAAACTCTCTTTTTTTCAGCTCGATTTGAAAGGGAGGGCTTACTCAAAGTAGGAGCCCGTTCAACCGGGGTTGTCTTAATGGGCATAGAAGAAAAAAGTGAAATAAATGTGAGCTACTTTTCTAAATGGTTAATAGAAGGAAACTTTTTCGAAACTCAAACGGAAAAGGATAGGCAAAGTGGGACTATTCCCTGCCTTATAGGCAAGGTAAATAGCTTGAAGTATGATGTAAAATTAAATGAAACCCTGGTTCTTTCCTTTTCAGACAAAGAAGGTGATTATAAACCGGTACTCTGTCGGATACAGGGAGTTTTTCAATCGCCTTCCGAGCCTGTAGACAAATTTACAGTCCTCTTACCAAGAAAAGATCTTTCCAACTTATATGCAGGTAGGGACGATTATTTAAGTTACTATGTGGGTTTGACAGAATCCATAGATAAAGCACAGGCTATGAAAGGAAAGCTTTTGGAACTTATCGGAAAAAATTCAGCTCTTGAGGTCTTGAGTTATAAAGACCTCGAACCCTCTCTGGTATGGCTTATGGATGTATCTGTACAATTTGGCTGGATTGCCAATATAATTATCATGTCAGGCTTTGCTTTAGTTCTTTTTGAATCCATATCCATGTCTGTGTTTGAGAGGATAAAAGAAATAGGAATTTTACGGGCCATAGGTTCCTCGCCTTCCCTTATTTTTTGGATGGTTTTATTTGAATCCAGTCTATTAAGTATCGGTGGTTCTATACTGGGCATATTAGGAGGAGGTCTTGTTTCAGTATATTATTCTTACAAAGGATTAGATCTTTCTAATTTTGCAAAAGGTTTCGAAATGATGGGTAAGTTTTCCAGCACCATATATCCCACATTAAGCGTAAATGATATATTAGGAAGCTTGCTTCTGGCTATAGTAATCGGGATAATTTCTGGAGTTTATCCTGCGATTAAAGCCATACGGGTAGTTCCGGTAAAAGCAATTTATAACAGGTAA
- a CDS encoding outer membrane lipoprotein-sorting protein yields the protein MFTFIFLSLLFLTSPILSEDKATGIIKKLESTLWGEKSSSGRIKIIIKKPRFKRTMELESWENRKEKKTFIRILKPDKDRGITFLKWKNELWQYLPSIGKEIKVEGSLMQDSWMGSDFSNDDLVRSSSITEDYFQSIQKEDKDIYEILLLPRPGAPVTWKKILYKIRKSDLMPLRQEFYDHRENLVRIQKFSSYKKMNGRLIPSLMQMESLKANGKEKSRTIMILKDMKFNQNIDSSVFSKANLRK from the coding sequence ATGTTTACATTCATTTTTTTATCTCTACTGTTTTTAACTTCTCCTATTCTTTCTGAAGATAAAGCTACGGGTATCATTAAAAAATTAGAGTCTACTCTCTGGGGTGAGAAATCTTCTTCCGGACGAATAAAGATTATCATCAAAAAGCCCCGTTTTAAGCGTACAATGGAGTTAGAATCCTGGGAAAATCGTAAAGAGAAAAAAACATTCATCCGCATCTTAAAACCGGATAAAGACAGGGGAATCACTTTTTTAAAATGGAAAAACGAACTCTGGCAATATTTACCCTCTATAGGAAAAGAAATAAAAGTTGAGGGTTCCTTAATGCAGGATTCCTGGATGGGATCCGATTTTAGTAATGATGATTTGGTTCGTTCTTCTTCTATCACGGAGGACTATTTTCAATCGATTCAAAAAGAAGATAAGGATATATACGAAATTTTGCTCCTTCCCAGGCCGGGAGCTCCTGTAACCTGGAAGAAGATTCTCTATAAAATCCGCAAAAGTGATTTAATGCCGCTTCGACAGGAGTTTTACGATCACAGGGAAAATCTGGTAAGGATTCAAAAATTTTCTTCTTATAAAAAGATGAATGGCAGATTAATTCCTTCTCTCATGCAGATGGAAAGTTTAAAGGCGAACGGAAAAGAGAAGTCAAGAACCATTATGATTTTGAAGGATATGAAGTTTAATCAGAATATTGATTCTTCTGTATTTTCTAAAGCAAATTTAAGGAAATAG